Proteins encoded in a region of the Scatophagus argus isolate fScaArg1 chromosome 1, fScaArg1.pri, whole genome shotgun sequence genome:
- the tlnrd1 gene encoding talin rod domain-containing protein 1 yields MASGGSGKSASEGSTSTPTGSLQQRKRLSSICDTCKGKMQLVADLLLLSSETRPVMTSEGVAVADTFDQCRDTVIARTKELSILTHDIQSQLNMGRFTEVGDRLLEMADLVVSLTECSAHAAYLAAVETPGSQPCLPGLVDRYKVTRCRHEVEQSCSLLRVTPLPDLTPQLLLELSQNISTNLKNLTDISSLASERSRDRFAKEQFKLSVKSMSTSGTAFLACVKEVKTQPSELTRNRCVLFSAALVQAVSALVGFATEPQFLGRAASISTEGKGVQTAVLGGAMSVVSACVLLTQGLRDVAQHPESSSKMADYRERLRNSACAVSDGCTLLTQALRERSSPRTLPPVNSHSVN; encoded by the coding sequence ATGGCTAGTGGTGGTTCTGGCAAATCGGCTAGCGAGGGATCAACCAGCACACCCACTGGCAGTTTGCAGCAGAGGAAGCgtctctcctccatctgtgaCACATGTAAGGGCAAGATGCAGCTGGTGGCCGACCTTCTTCTGCTGTCCAGCGAGACTAGACCGGTCATGACCTCTGAGGGTGTGGCAGTGGCCGACACCTTCGACCAGTGCCGCGACACAGTCATCGCCAGGACTAAAGAGCTCTCCATTCTGACCCATGACATTCAAAGCCAGCTCAACATGGGCCGCTTCACCGAGGTGGGGGACCGCCTCTTGGAGATGGCTGACTTGGTGGTGTCTTTGACCGAATGCTCAGCTCACGCCGCTTACCTGGCAGCCGTGGAGACGCCTGGTTCTCAGCCCTGCCTGCCGGGTCTGGTGGACCGTTACAAAGTGACTCGCTGCCGACATGAAGTGGAACAGAGCTGCAGCCTCCTCCGAGTTACACCCCTGCCAGACCTCACTCCCCAGCTTCTCCTCGAGCTCTCCCAGAACATTTCTACCAACCTCAAGAATCTGACCGACATCTCGTCGCTGGCTAGCGAGAGGTCCAGGGACCGTTTTGCAAAAGAGCAGTTCAAACTGAGCGTCAAGAGCATGAGCACGAGTGGCACAGCCTTCCTGGCGTGTGTCAAAGAGGTGAAAACCCAGCCCAGTGAGCTGACCAGGAATCGCTGTGTCCTCTTCAGTGCCGCTCTGGTCCAGGCTGTCAGCGCGCTGGTGGGGTTTGCCACAGAGCCTCAGTTCCTGGGAAGAGCTGCAAGTATCTCCACTGAAGGCAAGGGTGTACAGACTGCAGTGTTAGGGGGAGCCATGAGTGTGGTTTCAGCCTGTGTCCTCCTCACTCAGGGCCTCAGGGATGTTGCCCAGCATCCCGAGAGTAGCTCGAAAATGGCAGACTACCGTGAGCGCCTGCGTAATTCGGCCTGTGCTGTGTCAGATGGCTGCACTCTGCTCACTCAGGCACTCCGAGAACGCTCCTCTCCAAGGACTCTGCCGCCAGTCAACTCTCATTCTGTGAATTAG
- the mesd gene encoding LRP chaperone MESD → MASDFRWRCVVLLLCTYVLCILATDSKDKPKKKKDIRDYNDADMARLLEQWEKDDDIEEGDLPEHRKSPPPIDFSKVDPSKPEELLKMSKKGRTLMVFATVSGDPTEKETEEITGLWQGSLFNANYDVQRFVVGSNRVIFMLRDGSMAWEVKDFLVSQERCMDVTVEGQVFPGKAAKKEDTKYKQQNEVNAKKKIKKKTESKKPDLEGNSASHLKQEL, encoded by the exons ATGGCGTCCGACTTCAGGTGGAGATGTGTCgtgctcctgctctgcacatATGTGCTTTGCATTTTAGCGACTGACAGCAAAGATAAGcccaagaaaaagaaagatataCGAGACTACAATGATGCCGATATGGCACGTCTCCTGGAGCAATGGGAG AAGGATGATGACATTGAGGAGGGTGACCTCCCAGAGCATAGGAAATCCCCTCCTCCCATCGATTTCTCCAAGGTGGACCCCTCCAAACCAGAGGAGCTGCTCAAAATGTCCAAGAAGGGCCGGACTCTGATGGTTTTTGCCACAGTCTCAGGGGATCCtacagagaaagagacggaAGAGATCACCGGCCTGTGGCAGGGCAGCCTCTTCAACGCCAACTATGACGTTCAGAG GTTTGTGGTGGGCTCCAACAGGGTCATCTTCATGCTGCGGGATGGCAGTATGGCTTGGGAGGTCAAAGATTTCCTTGTGTCCCAGGAACGCTGCATGGATGTCACCGTGGAGGGACAGGTGTTCCCTGGGAAGGCTGCCAAGAAGGAGGACACCAAATACAAGCAGCAGAATGAAGTCAACGCCAAGAAGAAGATCAAGAAGAAGACTGAGAGCAAGAAACCCGACTTAGAGGGGAACAGTGCCAGCCATTTGAAACAGGAGCTGTGA